DNA from Sorex araneus isolate mSorAra2 chromosome 6, mSorAra2.pri, whole genome shotgun sequence:
ctgcatagtattccattgtatagatgtaccaaagtttcctcaaccagtcatccgttctagggcattcgggttttttccagattctggctattgtaaacagtgctgcgatgaacatacatgtgtagatgccatttcgattatacttttttgcctctctgagatatattcccagcagtggtattgctgggtcaaatgggagctcaacctctagttttttgagaatcgtccatattgttttccagaagggctgaaccagtcggcattcccaccagcagtgtagaagggtccctttctccccacatcctctccaacagcagttgcttttgttcttttggatgtgctctagtctctgtggtgtgaggtggtatcttgtggttgttttgatctgcatctctctgatgattagtgatgtagagcactttttcatgtgccttttggcattcatatttcttctttggtaaagtttctgttcatttcttcagcccatttttttgatggggttggatgttttcttcttgtagagttcaaccagtgctttatataccattgatatcaaccccttatctgatgggtattgtgtaaatatcctttcccattctgtacatagtctttgtattctggttactgtatcttttgcgctgcagaagctttttagtttaatgtagtcccatttgttgatctctgtttttactagattgcttagttctgtgtcacctttgaagatacctttatcttcaatatcgtggagggttttgccgaccttgtcttcaatataccttatggtttgtggtctaatgttgaggtctttaatccattttgatctgacttttgtgcatggtgtcaggtcaaggtctacgcccatttttttgcatgtggttgtccagttgtgccagcaccatttgttaaagaggctttctttgctccacttcacatctcctgctcccttatcaaagattagatgatcatacatttggggttgtgtgtaagggtattccaccctgttccattggtctacggctctgcctttgttccagtaccatgctgttttaattgttactgctttgtagtaaagattgagattggggagggtgatgcctcccatcgtctttttcccaagaattcttttagctatccttggacgtttgttgttccatatgaattttaagattgcttgatccatttctttgaagaatgtcatgggtatacttatagggatcgcgttaaatctgtataatgctttggggagtattgccattttgacaacattgattctccctatccacgagcagggtatatgtttccatttccccatgtcctctttgatttcatggagtagcgttttgtagttttctttgtaaaggtcttttacttccttggttaagctgattccgaggtacttgattttctggggcacgattgtgaatgggattgcttttttttatgtccctttcctctgcctcattgtttgcatatatgaaggccatggatttttgggtattgattttgtagcctgcaactttactgtataagtctattgtttctaagagtttcttagtagaggttttaggcttctctatatatagtatcatatcgtctgcaaatagtgagagtttgatttcttcctttcctatctggatgcccttaatctctttttcttgtctaatagctatcgcaagtacttccagtactatattgaagaggagtggtgagagtgggcatccttgtcttgtgactgatctcagaggaaaggcccttagtttttccccgttgaggataatgcttgccgtaggcttgtgatagatggcttcgactatcttgaggaaagttcctccaaaccccattttggcgagggttttcatcataaaaggatgttggatcttgtcaaatgctttctctgcatctattgatatgatcatatggtttttatctttgcttttattgatatggtggattatgttgattgatttccgaatgttaaaccatccttacttccccaggatgaatcccacttggtcgtgatgtatgatctttttgatgagttgttggatcctatttgccagtattttgttgaggatcttcgcatcggtgttcatcagggatattggtctgtaattttctttcttagtggtgtctttgtttgcttttggtattagggagatgtgtgcttcatagaaactgtttgggagatttcctgttttttcaatttcctggaaaaatttgaggaaaacaggcagcagatcttctttaaatgtttggaagaattcgccagtgaaaccatctgggcctgggcttttgtttttggggaggtttttgatcacagtttcaatttccttaacattgatgggtctattcaggtattccaagtcttctttgttcagtcttgggagattgtaggaatcgaggaatccatccatttcttttaggttctcctgttttgtggcatatagactttcgaagtagtctctagtgatcttttgaatctcactggtttctgttatgatgtcccccttttcatttctgattcgatttattagggttctttctctttctttctttgtgagtcttgctagcggtttatcaatcttgtttattttctcaaagaaccagctctttgtttcattgatctttcggattgtctttttggtttccatgccattaatttctgctctaatttttattatttctttccttcgatctggtttgggttcctttttctggtccttttctaaggtcttgagtcgtgaagtcaggctgtctatgtggtgggccctttcttccttcctgaggaatgcttggagagctataaattttccccttaacacggctttagctgcgtcccataggttttggcagctcgtgtcttcattctcattcgtttctaagtattttttgatttcttccttgatttccttcctgacccactcattgttcaacattgaattgtttaatttccaagtgtttgacttgattctccgtgtcagtgagtggttagcttctatcttcagcacatcgtggtctgaaaagatggttgatacaatttctatttttccgattctattgaggtatgttctggggcccagtacatggtctcttttagaaaatgttccatgtgcactggaaaagaatgtgtattctttcttttgggggtgtaaggccctgtataggtctattaggcctctctcttcaatttcttctttcagagtcagtgtttccttgttgagttttgttcttgtttatctatctagaggtgataaggccatattgaagtctccgactactattgtgctgttagtgatgtcctctttgaagtctgctaggagttgttttaaatatttagccggtcgttcgttaggagcatatacgtttaagagtatgatttcttcctgttgtacatatcccttgataaacagaaaatgaccttcgctgtcccttttaatctttttcaacctgaaatctatgttctcggatattaggatggccactccagcttttttaagggggttgtttgcttggaggattgttttccatcctttgactttgagtctatgtttactctgtttgttcaggtgtgtttcttgcaggcagcagaatgttgggtttaatttctggatccattttgccactctgtgtctcttgatgggtgcatttaggccattgacattgagagagattattgtgataggattttgtgtcatatttctgtggtatttgttgtttttatgtggctccaccttgtctttcagtagcccctttagaccttctttcaagattggttttgagtctatgaaggacctgagctgttgtttatccgagaagtagtgtatggttccttcgagtttgagtgagagtttagccggataaagtattcttggtgaggcattcattttgttgagtcttttcactatgtcccaccattgtcttcgggctcggagggtttcctctgacaggtctgctgtaaatctgaggggtgctcctttgtatgtaatttccttctttgaccttgctgcttgcagaattgtgtctctatccatagcatccgtcattctgactatgatatgccttggagtctttttattcgggtctctttttgctggtactcttcggactccttgtatctggatgcctgccttctccagctctgggaatttcttagcaatgatgtctttgactgtgtttttttcattggggttacttccctgtggttctggtactccaatgattcttatgttgtttctcttgaagtcatccctcagggctctgattcgctctatagccattttgaggtctttggccatgatttgttgttgtctataagctttctgcagctcatcttccaggtcgctgattctttcttcggctgtagtcattctactgttgagggcatctagagagatttttaattcgtctaccgattcctttatttgtgtgacttccattcgtatgtttgaaatttctgttctcatttcttcctgtattttcttggtggaccgttccagtgcttcattcatctcctcccttagtttattggatgtctgttccatggttgcttggagtaggtcgactctcctacagatctcctctctgaattgtttatctgagaggtcgtagatgtgagtagcccccattgatgtttctggaattttttcttctccctctcttggtggaggggattttcgctgcttcctcATATTGTTACGAAAGTATGGAGTttgaactttgtagttatttattcctttttcttcttgtggaaagaaggttttctgatcgtgctaaacttcccttattaactgacagcttttatagtgtcagactaagctaatgggtattttgcgtgtttgagatcgcaaaagtgaattttcaaaaaaatacaagtaccgattgagctgaggtaacaaagaataactgagGCCGCGTTAGTGGCCGACGCTCTGAGAGTAGtgcacgcccactttagaccacgcccactaagatacggggcacgcccccagtgtcttcctgtgagggcaggccgcagttagggggccaggtcaggagccggggcgcagaggacacagGCTGGGGCAGCTGGAGGGTCTccgggagtccaggcggcgggaagcggggccgggagggcgtggccgagggtctgggacggtacctgcAAGGGCGGGCCGTAGTTAGGGGACCAGGTCAGGAGCCGGGGCgcggaggacacgggctggggcggctgcagggtctcggggagtccaggcggcggggaTTGTTTGAGTTTTATGAGctccattttgtatttttttgattCTGCTTTCTTAAACACTAATTTTCAAGAATTAGTATTTGATTGAATAGAAAAGCTCATGGAGAAATAGTAAGTCCATATCACTGACAGAACACAGAGATGTATAAAACAAATATAGAACCACTCATCTAGAAAATGAATTGGAAATTATTCCTAGAGTTTCATGTGTAACTTCTTTCCTATTATCCAGATTTACCTTCAGATTATTCTATGTGAGAAATACAAACAAGTCATGGAAACACTCAGAGACTAATGGTAACAGCAAATTTATTCTGTGTGAACACTGTATAGATATACATAAGTAGCCTTTTTACCTATGTAGAGAGAGCATGAAAATAAATGGTGGATCAGTTATAATATTCAGCATTAAACGGTGAGAATATAGTATATGAAAAAGATGTCTACATGTTGATTGAGTTAGGTCATATGAGTATCTCCTGACATCTCCAGGGTCTCCTGAGGAGGGCTGCCTTGGCTTCCATCCTCCTCAGGAACATCCTGCAAAGCTCTCTGCAGAATTACTCTGAGGCTCCTTCTTTGCTGTCTCTTCTGCTGTTTATAAGAGCCAACAAAGAAGTAAATGAAGGGATTGGCACAGCTGTTCACACAGGTCAATAAATCTGTCACTGCATGTACTATAATGATGTCTCTGTAAGAAACAGTTGGCATCCAGTGTAAGAGTATATAACTGATTCCCCAGGGCAGGGCACAGAGGAGGAAGACCAGCACTGTGAGCCCGATGGTCACATAAAGCCTCGTCAGCTTCATCTTCCGGGAGCTGCACAGCAATTTGGTCAGCAGCACCAGGCTGGACCCAAACAGAAGCCCAAAGGAGAAAATCGGCCACAGGACAATGCTGAAATCAATTAACATACAAAAATTTCTATTAGGATATCCAAACAATAAGCCATTGCACTCCATGTACAGGATGGTcaggagcagagacagagcccagagcaaggCACACATGACAGATGACATGTGTTTTGGACGGTGGCAACGATACCAGATGGGCTTTAGGACCGACAGACAACGCTCAGTACTAATGGCACTGAGAATGCTCAGGCCTGCAACATATGGAAAGACAAACATTACAATATAAGCTTGGGACACGTTGCTGGAGTCTAGTCTGCTATCTTCCACAATATCTagtatggagaatatcatgtggGTGGATAGAAAGGCAAAATCAGCTCCTGCCAAGTTGAGGATGTAGACGGAGAAAGCATTCCTCTGCATGCAGAAAGCCAGGAGCCAGAGCACCACAGAATTTCCTGCCAGTCCCACCAGAGAAATGATAATTTTCACAAGATTAAATATCagcaaattcattttaaatggtCTTCTCAAAACCACCAAGTCACTTGTATTCTGTAGTGTCCTTTTAGTCACCCAAGGTGTGGCAGTTTACATTCATGCTCAGATATTCTTTGCTGATGTTCTTGGAAacacaaatgagaaagaattttCAGTATTATCATGGATTCTCATGGTCCCAAAAGTACCTGAGAGTAGAGAGAAAAAACTTAGACATTTTAAGCAGGCCACACAGCTTTGACATCCTATATTTGGACTCTGCCTGATCTTTCTGATTAAAGTCTCATATTTCTATACAGAATCACTTTTC
Protein-coding regions in this window:
- the LOC101552364 gene encoding mas-related G-protein coupled receptor member X1-like — its product is MNLLIFNLVKIIISLVGLAGNSVVLWLLAFCMQRNAFSVYILNLAGADFAFLSTHMIFSILDIVEDSRLDSSNVSQAYIVMFVFPYVAGLSILSAISTERCLSVLKPIWYRCHRPKHMSSVMCALLWALSLLLTILYMECNGLLFGYPNRNFCMLIDFSIVLWPIFSFGLLFGSSLVLLTKLLCSSRKMKLTRLYVTIGLTVLVFLLCALPWGISYILLHWMPTVSYRDIIIVHAVTDLLTCVNSCANPFIYFFVGSYKQQKRQQRRSLRVILQRALQDVPEEDGSQGSPPQETLEMSGDTHMT